AGGGAGAGCAAGTTATGCGGTAGTGCCTATTGAAAATAATCAAAATGGTGCTGTTGGAGAAACTCTTGATATGCTAAAAGAAACAGATCTTAAGATTGTTGCTGAAATTTATATGCCTATCCATCATTGCTTTGCAAGTATTTCACAAAAGCTCCAAGACATACAAATCATCTATTCAAAAGACATTGCATTTGGTCAATGTCACCATTTCTTAAGCGAACACAGCCTTGATCATATCCAGAGAATCCCAGTTGATTCCACTGCTAAAGCTACGCAACTTGCCGCTCAAAATCCACAATGTGCTGCAATCTGCTCTCACATCGCAGCTAAACTCTATAATGTGCCTATTTTATTTGAAAATATTGAAGATAGTGCGGGCAATAAAACGCGTTTTATTATTATTAGCAATTTCAAAAATCAACGCTGCGGTAAAGACAAAACTTCAATTTTTGCTAATCTTACCAACACCAACAAACCAGGTGCTTTGTATAATTTACTCTATGATATTAGAGATTTAAATATCAATATGACCTCTATACAATCACGCCCTGCACACACAGGTGATGATTTCCAATATTGTTTTTTTATTGATATTGATGGACATATTGATGATGCCAACATTAATGAATTATTTCAGCGTTACCCAAAAGAACTCAAATGGCTTGGTAGCTACTTGAAAAATTAATACGATAAATAATATAATATTTTTTTAAAAATAAGGAGTTAAAATGGCTGATGAAGAGCAAAAAGAATCTAAACTAGCAAGTCTCAAACAAAACAAAATGATTTTATTCATTATCATTGGTGTTGTTGCATTGCTTTTGATTATCCTAATTGTTGTTGGGATTTTAATCTTTAGTGGTGGAGATGAAACGCAATCCCAAGATGCAAATCAACCCACTCAAAGCTCTGCTTCTAAAAGTAGCGTCGCAAATCCAAATAGCTCACTTTTAAATGTAGGTCCTATGTATCCTCTTGATCAATTTATTGTCAATCTAGTTTCTACAGGAGGTGGAAAACGCTATTTGAAAACTGCAATTGCATTGGAAATGAGTATCGCTGAAATGCAACCAGAACTTGACACAAAAGTGAATATCTTACGCGATACTATCATTACAATTTTAGCTTCTAAGACCTTTGAAGAAATACAGACTACAAGAGGCAAACAAAAACTTAAAGAAGAAATTATTGCTCGTCTTAATGAATTTTTAGTGGATGGTAGAATTTCAAATGTTTTCTTTACTGAATTTGTGGTGCAATGATCCTTGTTTGAATTAGGTATAGATTTAGTTTCTATTGCAAGAATAGAAACTTTTTTGCAAAGATTTAATCAAAAAGGGCTTGCTCGATTTCTTAACGCAGAAGAAATAAAACTCGCCAAAAACTCTCAAACTATTGCAGGTTTTTGGGCAGCAAAAGAAGCTTGTTCTAAAGCTTTAAAATGTGGTATTTCTAAAGAATTAAACTTTCATGATATGATTATCTCAAAAGATAAAAAAGGTGCTCCCTTGCTTACTTTAACAAAAAATAAAATGGAGCACTTTAATCTCCATTCACTAAGCCTCTCCATCTCCCATGATAGCGGCTTTGCTATTGCAGTTGTAGCAGTAATTTTTAAAAATAAAGAAACTTAATAGCATTATAATCCAAAAAATAATATAATCAGGAGCCTAAATTCAATTCTAAGGATTTTTGTGCTGAGACTATGTTCAACTTCGCTTAGCAGACAACAGATTCTAAAAGAAAATGGAATCGCCTTTACACAATGCGACAATGGCTTTGATGAAGAGACTTTGGAATTATCTAACCCAAGAAGTTTTGTTTATACTGCTGCAATTTGCAAACACAAAAAAGCATTAGAAACTTATGGTTTAGAACTTCCGCTTTTAGTTGTTGATAGCGTCATAGAATGCGCCAATACTCTACAAAGAAAACCTAAAAACCAAAAAGAAGCAGAAAAATTTCTCCAAATGCAAAATGGAAACTCTATCCATATTCTAAGCTGTTGCATTTTACATTCTAGTAAATTTTATTTGATTAATCTAAGTAAAACCTCTTATGAATTTTCTAGCTTTAATCTAAAAGATTTGGAAGTCTATCTTCAAAGCCAACAATGGCAAAATAAGGCGGGGGCAGTTATGGTGGAAGGATTCCACAAAAAATACATCAAAAAGCAAATTGGTAGCACTTCCAATGCGATGGGTTTGCATTTTGAAGCAATCCAGCCTTTTTTGGAGCTTCTATGAATACAACTATGGTAGGTGTTATGCTTGCAACTTCATTAATTATAGGGCTTTTAGGATTAATCGCATTTCTTTGGGGATTGAAAAATGGGCAATTTGATGATGAGAAGAAAATGATGCAAGGCGTTTTGTTTGATAATGAAGAAGATTTACGCCGTGCTGCAAATAATAAACCTACTAAAAAGGATAAAAAATGAAAGAAATTTATGATATTGCAATTATTGGTGGAGGACCAGGCGGAATTGGATCAGCAGTAGAATCTGTTATTTTAGGAATTAAAGATGTTATCTTATTTGAAAAAGGAGAAAATCACTCCACAACCATTCGTAAATTCTACAAAGATAACAAACGCGTTGATAAAGATTATAAGGGGCAAAAAGTAGAACTTAATGGAAATATCTATTTTTGCGATGGCACAAAAGAAAGCACTTTGGATTTATTTGATGAGATTATTGCTGAAAATAACTTTGAAGCACAATTTCAAACAGAAGTCGAATCAATCACTAAAGAGGGAGAATATTTCTTAATTCACACCACACAAAACACTTCTGTTAAAGCAAAATTTATTATTATTTCTATTGGAAAAATGGGACAACCTAACAAGCCTTCTTATTCAATTCCAAGCACCATTAGAAGTGTAGTAAATTTCAATGCTAATAGCTGTAAAAATGGCGAAAAAATTCTTGTAGTTGGTGGAGGAAACTCTGCTGTAGAATATGCTTGCATACTTAGCGAAACCAATCCCGTAACACTTAATTACAGACGCACAGAGTTTGCAAGGATTAATGACACCAATCAAGAAAACTTAAATGCTTGTTTAAAAGCAGGAAAAATTACCCCAAAACTTGGTATTGACATTGCTAGTCTTGAAGATGAGAATGGAAAACCAAAAGTGAATTTTACCGATGGCACAAGCGAGACTTTTGATAGAATTGTCTATGCTATTGGCGGAATGGCTCCTATTGATTTTCTCAAAAAATGTAATCTAGCTCTTGATGAAAATGGAGTTCCATTGATTGATGAAAATCACCAAAGTTCAATTAATAAAATTTATATTGCTGGAGATATTCTCTATAAAAATGGTGGATCTATTGCAGCTGCACTCAATCACGGATTTCATATTGTGCAAGAAATTAAAAAGAGATTATAAAAGCTTTGTAATTTTAAAGTTTTTTTTACATAGATTCTGCTAGAATCTATGGTTTATTTTATTTAATTTCTTAAGGAAACAAAAATGGCAAAAAGATGTGTTTTTAGCGGAAAAGGTCCAATGGTTGGAAACAATGTGAGCCACGCAAACAATAAAACAAAAAAACGCTCATTACCTAATCTAAGAGTAGTTCGAATCAAATTAGAAGATGGCACAACTGCAAAAGTTAGAATCGCTGCTTCTACTCTACGCACAATGAAAAAACGCTCTTAATCCTGATTTAGGATTAAGTGGTGGCTTTCACAAAACTCAAAAAACTTCTTCATTGGGAAGGCACTCAAAAGCCTGATGTTGATTTATCTGGCTTGTTATATGAGCAACTAAAGCCTTTTCGCCTTCCTTTTATTTTACTTTTTCTAGGATTATTGCTTAGCACACTTGGTTATATTGTCATTACCGATTACACTCTAATTGAAGCATTCTTTCAAAGCTCTTATACTTTCACAACAACTGGATTTGGTGCCTTAAAAGAAAGCGAATTTGATGCTTTGAGTATTATTTATACTGCTATTGTTATGTTAGCAGGTTCTGCTGTTTTAAGCTTCTGCGTCATTGGCGTAATTGACACTTTAAACCGAGGAAAACTTATCTCAGTCATCAAGGAACGGAGTATGATTTACAAAATTGCGCGTCTTAAGAATCATTTTATCATCTGTCATCACAATGAATACACTATTCAACTCTCCAAACAATTTAGAGAAGCTCACATTCCTTTTGTTGTTGTTGATAGCCATCAATCACTAGAAGACATTGCCCTAAAATATCGTTATCCCTTTTTTATCAATGAAGATCCTTTGGAAGAAATTGCAATGCTAAAATCCCATTTATCTAGTGCAAGAGGAGTGATTGCATTGTCTAACAATATCGCTGATAATATTGCCCAAATCGTTTCTGTAAGACTCTATGAAAAGGAATTAGGCAGGAAGCCTTATTTTATCATTGCTAATGCCAACAATAGTGAAGAAGAAGAAAAATTAAAAAAACTCGGTGCAGATTGCGTTGTCTCTCCATCCAAACTTTTTGCACAAAGAGTAAATGCAATGGCAACAAGACCGGATATGGAAAATTTACTTGAACGCTTTGCTTATCAAAAAGACACGCCTTTAGATTTAGAAGAAATTGTCGTTCCACGCTATTCTTGGCTTGTTCTTAAAAAATTAAAAGAATCACATTTGCGTGAGATCACACAAACTTCCATTGTTGGAATCACGCAAAAAGATGGAAAATTTATCTCTATGCCCAATGGAGATACACTTGTAACTAGCGAATGCAAATTGCTTGTCATTGGAACCTCACATGGAATACGCCTAACCAAGCAATTAGTATCCAAAAAAGATAAACCAGAGGAGTTAAAATATGTTTAATCTTTTTCCAATTGAAAATGGAGTTTGTGCGCCTATTGGCTTTTATTGTGATGGAGTAAGTGCAGGACTAAAGGCAAATTCACAACTCGATATTGCTTTTATTTATGCTGATTCTTTGTGTGATGTGGAAGGTATCTTCACAGAAAACAAATTTTGTGCTGCTCCTATTACACATTTTAGGCAATATGGAGAAAATTTTAAAACCAATTTTGTTTTAATTAATTCCAAAAATGCCAATGCGCTAACTGGAGATGAAGGTGTCCAAAATATCCAAGAAATCTTAGCAAAATTGCAAACCACTTTCCCCCATATCACCAATCCCATAATGAGCTCAACTGGCACTATTGGAGTGCAACTCCCAAAAGAAAAAATAATGCAATCTTTTAGTTATTTTAATCTAGAAACAAAAAATAATCAAAACGCTTCTCAAGCCATTATGACAACTGATCGCTTCAATAAAACCATTGCTTTTGAAGTTTTTTTGGATGACACAAGAAGCTTTAAGATTGGTGCTATTTGCAAGGGAGCAGGAATGATTAATCCCTCTTTAGCTACAATGTTATGTTTTATTACCACCGATGCAGCTATCCCCAAAGAAGATATACGCCCACTTCTTCTTAAAGCTGCAAAAACAACTTTTAATGCCATTAGTGTCGATGGTGATACTTCAACAAATGACACGATTCTCTTGCTTAGTAACCAAAAAAGTGGAAACTATGATAAAGAAGCGTTTCTCTTTGCATTAGAAAAAATTATGCACAAACTTGCCACAGATATTGTGCGAGATGGGGAAGGTGCTACTAAGCTTGTTGCCTTTGAAGTTAAAGGTGCTAAAACAGAAAAGGAAGCTGAGATTTGTGCTAAAGCTCTTAGCCAATCTCCGCTAGTAAAAACTGCACTTTTTGGCTGCGATCCAAATTGGGGAAGAATCGCTTCTACTATTGGCGCAAGTGGGATTGAATGCAATCCTAATACTTTAGAGATTTATTTTGGAGATATTTGCGTGTATAGCGAGGGTAAAATCTATTTTGATAGCCTTAATGAAGAAAAAGCTGCTAGAGTCTTAAAGCAAGACTCTTTTAAAATCTCTTGCAATATTGGCTTAGGCAAAGAATCTTTTGTCGCCTATGGTTGTGATTTGGGCTATGAATATGTAAAAATCAACGCAGATTATCGCACTTAAATTTTGTTTTACCTAATGTTTTTAAGGCAATTTTGTTTATAATATTATTTTATTTTAAAGGAGTAAAAATGCTACACGAATACAGAGATGAGATCACAGCGCTTAAACAAGAGAATGCACATTTTGCAAAAATTTTTGATGAACACAATGAACTTGATCAAAAAATACAAGACATTAGTGAGGGCAGAGAACACGCGACAGATGTTGAACTAAGTGAATTAAAAAAGAAAAAGCTTAGCTTAAAAGATGAAGCTTTAGCAATGATTATGGAATATAAAGAAAACAAAAAATAAACCCTAAAATTTATCTTTTAGGGTTTTTATCGTTTCATTATGCCACCTTTGATATTTGCTAGAAATATAATCTAAAGGCATTCCTACTATCTCTGGAATCTCATAAATATGCTTTGCTTCTATTAAAACTCTCAATTTTTCAAAATCACTTTGATTAACTTTGAAAGTTAATAAAATTTCCTTATCCTGTTTTAAGGTATTTTCCCAATAATAATAACTCTCTATAGGCACTTTTTGAATACAAGAAACCAAACCACTCTTTAAGGCATCTTTCATTAATACTTGAGAGTTTTCTTCTGTTGTGGTTGTCTGTAAGAGCATCAAAGACATTGGCTACTCCTTTGTTTCTTTAGACTTTTTTCTATTGCGTTCTTCTTGTGCTTTCTTTTTTTCTTCTCTACGAAGTTGCTCGATATTGACTTGTCTTTCTTTTGCTTTACGAAATTTTTCTAAATATTCTTGCCTTTCTGTAGGACTCTGGTAAGCAATAGGGCGAATAAAAAAAATAATCAACATTAAAATAAAAAAGAAAATAGCAGTCTCTTGATTTGAAGTAAGCTGATACCAAATCATCGCAATAATTAATGATATAATAACTTTTAAAATAGTAATCATTAAAACATCTTTGGAGTTATAATATGTTGATCAAGCAAAAGATTAATTACTCTACACTCTTCAAATATCACTAAAAATACTTGAGGAATAAGCAAGATTGAAATCTCTAAATCATCGCATCTAAAAATATTTTCACTTTCTAACTCTCTATCTAATAAAAATACACATTTAAAACTTTCTTTTCTATTTTTATTGTTTAACCCCTTAATCTTTTGCAAAATCGCTTCTAGTATAAAAGCAAAACATTCCTCCAATTCTAAAATATCTACTTCTATGCCAAAATCCTTCAATAATTGTTCTTTAAATTCCAAATACTCATAATATTTTTTAAAAAAATTCCAAATTCCAAGCATAGTTTGACTATCATATATCAGAGGCTTACTCTTTTTTCTCTTGGCTTCTGCTAAAAGTCCATAACACTTTAACTCATCCACAAAAGTCAATAATCGATTCTCACAACGAATTTTTAGCGTTTCAGTCAATGGAATCTCCACTTTTTGACAAAGATTCTTTAAATCTTTTATCAATATAAAAACACTTTTAGAGTAAAAAACTTTATGCAATAAAATACACTCCTTCATTACACTCTCTTTATTGTGAAATTTTTCTCAAATTTGCAATTTTGAAAAATAAGATAAATAATCTGTCTGCACATCAAATCAGAATATTTTTAAGCTTCTTTTCTTTTCCATACACTACTCTTAAAGAGAATCCAAATATAACCCATTTTATCTTTTAAATTTATGATTTTTTGGATTTGACAATAAAGCTTTCATAGAACTATTAACCCCTTCATCACTAAAATTATCCTTACTCTTAGGTGTAGCATAAGTCGCTAAAAGATTAATAAAAACGCAAAAATCAGCACGAATATCTGTCTCATTAGGAAGCAAAATTTGAACAATAGATTCTAGAGGAGTTGTTACAAAACTACCCAAATTTTCTTCACCAAACCCTGCTTCAAAATAGAGATTATTCTCATCAAGCTCCAAACTCTCAAAAGTATAACCCGCCAAAATAAATACGGTTAGCTCACTAAAAGCTGCTTTAATTTCACTTGGAAGCTCTGGTTCAAACTTCACACAAGAAACATTGCAAACAATGGAAAAATTAATTTTTTTATGAATTAGATACTCTAGTATCTCACGGCAATGCGATTTATTAAGCTCTACAAATTTTTTATCGTGCAAGATTTTATCTAAATTCATAGTTATTATCTCCCTTTTTTCTTTATAAAATCGCTTTTAATCCTTTTAGCAATGATTCCACTTCTTTAATCCCTATTTTCCAAAAATTATCATCTTCAATATCTAAGCCAAAAATACCTACTAATTCCCTTGGGGATTTGCTACCACCTAAACTTAAAAACTCCTCATATTTCCCTACAAAACTCTTTCCTTCTTTTTTATAAACGCCAAAAAGCGCCATAACCAAAAGTTGCCCATAACTATACGCATAGCAATAAAAAGGAGTATGAATAAAATGAGAAATATAAGACCACCACAACCGATAATCCTCGGTCAAAATCACGCTCTTGCCAAACATTTTTTGATTCTCTTCTTGCCATATTTGACTAAATTCTTCTACACTTAACTCTGCTTCTTCTTGATGCACTCTTCTTTCAAAATTAGTAAAAACATTTTGTCTAAAGAGTGTCGCAAAAATATCTTCCAATTTCCCCGCATAAAGCGCGATCTTTTCTTCTTTTGGCAACATTTCTTTCATTTTATCAAACAAAAGCATTTCAGCAAAAACAGAAGCAGTTTCGGCCGTTGTCAAAGGAGTGTCTGCATTCAAATAACCAACTTTATAAGAAAGATATTGATGAATCGTATGCCCTAATTCGTGAGCCATTGTGAAAGCATCTCGTCTTTTGTTAGTATGATTTAACATTAAATAGGGATGCACACTTGGCACTGCACTATGACTAAAAGCACCTCCTCTTTTGTTTTCTCTTGGATGCGAATCAATCCACCCTTCATCAAAAGCCTTTTTGGCAATCTCATAGAATCTCGGTGAAAACTCCCTAAAAGTTTCCAAAACGATTTTTTTTGATTCTTCATAAGGAAATTCCGAATCTTCACTACATAAAAGTGGAGCATAACGATCATAGTCATATAATTTCTCTAACCCTAAAAGCTTTGCTTTTAAAGAATAATACTCCTCCACAATCCCCACT
This portion of the Helicobacter canadensis MIT 98-5491 genome encodes:
- the pheA gene encoding prephenate dehydratase, which produces MNLQLFRNEIDKIDDNILELLEKRMEIVKQIGKAKIQTNSPVYRPEREREIIDRLNHKKPTFLTRSAIESIYLEIFAVSRNLELPERVAYLGPVGSYTHQAAESRFGAICEYFSHNTITSAIKSVKEGRASYAVVPIENNQNGAVGETLDMLKETDLKIVAEIYMPIHHCFASISQKLQDIQIIYSKDIAFGQCHHFLSEHSLDHIQRIPVDSTAKATQLAAQNPQCAAICSHIAAKLYNVPILFENIEDSAGNKTRFIIISNFKNQRCGKDKTSIFANLTNTNKPGALYNLLYDIRDLNINMTSIQSRPAHTGDDFQYCFFIDIDGHIDDANINELFQRYPKELKWLGSYLKN
- the fliL gene encoding flagellar basal body-associated protein FliL, whose translation is MADEEQKESKLASLKQNKMILFIIIGVVALLLIILIVVGILIFSGGDETQSQDANQPTQSSASKSSVANPNSSLLNVGPMYPLDQFIVNLVSTGGGKRYLKTAIALEMSIAEMQPELDTKVNILRDTIITILASKTFEEIQTTRGKQKLKEEIIARLNEFLVDGRISNVFFTEFVVQ
- the acpS gene encoding holo-ACP synthase, producing the protein MFELGIDLVSIARIETFLQRFNQKGLARFLNAEEIKLAKNSQTIAGFWAAKEACSKALKCGISKELNFHDMIISKDKKGAPLLTLTKNKMEHFNLHSLSLSISHDSGFAIAVVAVIFKNKET
- the maf gene encoding septum formation inhibitor Maf, with translation MLRLCSTSLSRQQILKENGIAFTQCDNGFDEETLELSNPRSFVYTAAICKHKKALETYGLELPLLVVDSVIECANTLQRKPKNQKEAEKFLQMQNGNSIHILSCCILHSSKFYLINLSKTSYEFSSFNLKDLEVYLQSQQWQNKAGAVMVEGFHKKYIKKQIGSTSNAMGLHFEAIQPFLELL
- the ccoS gene encoding cbb3-type cytochrome oxidase assembly protein CcoS yields the protein MNTTMVGVMLATSLIIGLLGLIAFLWGLKNGQFDDEKKMMQGVLFDNEEDLRRAANNKPTKKDKK
- a CDS encoding NAD(P)-binding domain-containing protein, producing MKEIYDIAIIGGGPGGIGSAVESVILGIKDVILFEKGENHSTTIRKFYKDNKRVDKDYKGQKVELNGNIYFCDGTKESTLDLFDEIIAENNFEAQFQTEVESITKEGEYFLIHTTQNTSVKAKFIIISIGKMGQPNKPSYSIPSTIRSVVNFNANSCKNGEKILVVGGGNSAVEYACILSETNPVTLNYRRTEFARINDTNQENLNACLKAGKITPKLGIDIASLEDENGKPKVNFTDGTSETFDRIVYAIGGMAPIDFLKKCNLALDENGVPLIDENHQSSINKIYIAGDILYKNGGSIAAALNHGFHIVQEIKKRL
- the rpmB gene encoding 50S ribosomal protein L28; the protein is MAKRCVFSGKGPMVGNNVSHANNKTKKRSLPNLRVVRIKLEDGTTAKVRIAASTLRTMKKRS
- a CDS encoding potassium channel family protein, which gives rise to MAFTKLKKLLHWEGTQKPDVDLSGLLYEQLKPFRLPFILLFLGLLLSTLGYIVITDYTLIEAFFQSSYTFTTTGFGALKESEFDALSIIYTAIVMLAGSAVLSFCVIGVIDTLNRGKLISVIKERSMIYKIARLKNHFIICHHNEYTIQLSKQFREAHIPFVVVDSHQSLEDIALKYRYPFFINEDPLEEIAMLKSHLSSARGVIALSNNIADNIAQIVSVRLYEKELGRKPYFIIANANNSEEEEKLKKLGADCVVSPSKLFAQRVNAMATRPDMENLLERFAYQKDTPLDLEEIVVPRYSWLVLKKLKESHLREITQTSIVGITQKDGKFISMPNGDTLVTSECKLLVIGTSHGIRLTKQLVSKKDKPEELKYV
- the argJ gene encoding bifunctional glutamate N-acetyltransferase/amino-acid acetyltransferase ArgJ; its protein translation is MFNLFPIENGVCAPIGFYCDGVSAGLKANSQLDIAFIYADSLCDVEGIFTENKFCAAPITHFRQYGENFKTNFVLINSKNANALTGDEGVQNIQEILAKLQTTFPHITNPIMSSTGTIGVQLPKEKIMQSFSYFNLETKNNQNASQAIMTTDRFNKTIAFEVFLDDTRSFKIGAICKGAGMINPSLATMLCFITTDAAIPKEDIRPLLLKAAKTTFNAISVDGDTSTNDTILLLSNQKSGNYDKEAFLFALEKIMHKLATDIVRDGEGATKLVAFEVKGAKTEKEAEICAKALSQSPLVKTALFGCDPNWGRIASTIGASGIECNPNTLEIYFGDICVYSEGKIYFDSLNEEKAARVLKQDSFKISCNIGLGKESFVAYGCDLGYEYVKINADYRT
- a CDS encoding YdcH family protein, producing the protein MLHEYRDEITALKQENAHFAKIFDEHNELDQKIQDISEGREHATDVELSELKKKKLSLKDEALAMIMEYKENKK
- the cutA gene encoding divalent cation tolerance protein CutA, which translates into the protein MSLMLLQTTTTEENSQVLMKDALKSGLVSCIQKVPIESYYYWENTLKQDKEILLTFKVNQSDFEKLRVLIEAKHIYEIPEIVGMPLDYISSKYQRWHNETIKTLKDKF
- a CDS encoding M3 family oligoendopeptidase, with the translated sequence MCNSQDLWNLTPLFSSKESLEESLFSEINRAVKFEQQYKGQLATLDYHSFSQAIKGYEKICENLSRVMTYAFLCFAANTKEGAFLAKCEMEVNKAQDKLLFFDLEFNALEESQKKDLICNVKEYSYYLELLAKNAKHQLTLPEEKILLKTQPVGVDSFKRLFDEHLSRLKFEFQGKQLSEEEILSFLYDKNQAMRKEAAKSLSVTLKENLELLAYIYNVVRKDLRITAELRGYKTLEESRHNDNQITQKSVDSMVKTINDSVGIVEEYYSLKAKLLGLEKLYDYDRYAPLLCSEDSEFPYEESKKIVLETFREFSPRFYEIAKKAFDEGWIDSHPRENKRGGAFSHSAVPSVHPYLMLNHTNKRRDAFTMAHELGHTIHQYLSYKVGYLNADTPLTTAETASVFAEMLLFDKMKEMLPKEEKIALYAGKLEDIFATLFRQNVFTNFERRVHQEEAELSVEEFSQIWQEENQKMFGKSVILTEDYRLWWSYISHFIHTPFYCYAYSYGQLLVMALFGVYKKEGKSFVGKYEEFLSLGGSKSPRELVGIFGLDIEDDNFWKIGIKEVESLLKGLKAIL